The genomic stretch TTCCTTACGTCCAGGTTCCCTCACTTCAAGCTCTGTCCCGAGTAAAATCACTGTATTCTGATACGCGATGCCTCCGCCCGGTATTTCTCTCATCTCACCTGATTCAAGTGCTTCTCTTATATCACGCTGTACCACAGGCGCATGGGCATCAATAATCCCGATCAGTTCAATCCCTTTGCGGGTTGCCGCTTCTTTAGCAATGTTAAGAAAAGTCAGATCCCGACTGCCGCTGATTTTCACCGCTTCTCCTCGGTTTGTTCTGCCAATATGAATATGGAGATCTGCGTAGAACGTACGAAGCGATGAAGCACCTTCAGAAACTTGCTGATTCATCTTACAGCTTTCCTGTCAGCTGATATAAGTGCCATGCATAGACTGCGAGAATCGTCTTGGCATCGCTGATCCGTCCTTCTTTAATTAGGGAATAAGCTTCGTCCAAAGTGATCTCCGATACTTCGAGAAACTCATCTTCATCTAGTTCCATCTCGCCCGCCTCGAGTTCTTCAGCCATATATAGATAGATAACCTCATCAGCAAAACCAGGGGAGGTGTAAAAAGCAGGCAGCGGTACAAGGGATTTTGCACGGTATCCCGTTTCTTCTCTCAGCTCTCTTTTGGCCGCTTCCTCCGGATCTTCACCTGGGTCCAGCTTACCTGCCGGAATTTCTAGCTCCGTTCTTCCTAGCGCCTGTCTATACTGATCGACAACCAGCATACGATCCCCTCGAACAGCCAGAACCGCAACCGCTCCCGGGTGTCTGATGATCTCTCTAGTTCCGGTCTGCCCATTTGGTAAGGTTACGGTATCCACTTGGAGAGAAACCACTTTCCCCTCAAAAATAGGCTCTGTGGACACTGTTTTTTCGACTAATGCCGGATTCGAATCCGGATGATTTAGTTTTGGATGCTTCTGACGAATAATTGATTCCTTCATAGTTAAACCTCCTGTATAGATAAAAACGAACATTAGTAAACAATAAGTATTAAATTAGACTGCTTGGGCATACGGTGTAGTATACGACTTTATTTAGGAGTGAGCCCTGAT from Paenibacillus polygoni encodes the following:
- a CDS encoding NUDIX domain-containing protein; this encodes MKESIIRQKHPKLNHPDSNPALVEKTVSTEPIFEGKVVSLQVDTVTLPNGQTGTREIIRHPGAVAVLAVRGDRMLVVDQYRQALGRTELEIPAGKLDPGEDPEEAAKRELREETGYRAKSLVPLPAFYTSPGFADEVIYLYMAEELEAGEMELDEDEFLEVSEITLDEAYSLIKEGRISDAKTILAVYAWHLYQLTGKL